The proteins below are encoded in one region of Equus caballus isolate H_3958 breed thoroughbred chromosome 16, TB-T2T, whole genome shotgun sequence:
- the USP19 gene encoding ubiquitin carboxyl-terminal hydrolase 19 isoform X7, whose translation MSGGASATGPRRGPPGLEEATSKKKQKDRANQESKNGDPRRGGSASTPREEQTKEELLLDWRQSADEVIVKLRVGAGPLRLEEVDAAFTDTDCVVRLPGGRQWGGVFYAEIESSCTKVQARKGGLLQLALPKKVPLLTWPSLLKPLGTQELVSELRCQENGQEPSPIALEPGPEPRRAKQEARNQKRAQGRGEVGAGAGPGAQAGPSAKRAVHLRRGPEGEGSRDGPGPQGDAPSFLAEPAPQAEAEEQLRVPPLNPQTCLLGSEENLALLAGEKAVSLRNDPVSTGVARSRDPEKEPESMVNLAFVKNDSYEKGPDSVVVHVYVKEIRRDTSRVLFREQDFTLIFQTRDGNFLRLHPGCGPHTIFRWQVKLRNLIEPEQCTFCFTASRIDICLRKRQSQRWGGLEAPAARVGGAKVAVPTGPTPLDSTPPGGAPHPLTGQEETRAVEKEKPKSRSEDTGLDGVAARTPMEHVAPKPEPHLASPKPTCMVPPMPHSPVSGDSVEEEEEEEKKVCLPGFTGLVNLGNTCFMNSVIQSLSNTRELRDFFHDRSFEAEINYNNPLGTGGRLAIGFAVLLRALWKGTHHAFQPSKLKAIVASKASQFTGYAQHDAQEFMAFLLDGLHEDLNRIQNKPYTETVDSDGRPDEVVAEEAWQRHKMRNDSFIVDLFQGQYKSKLVCPVCAKVSITFDPFLYLPVPLPQKQKVLPVFYFAREPHSKPIKFLVSISKENSSASEVLDSISQSVHVKPENLRLTEVIKNRFHRVFLPSHSLDTVSPSDVLLCFELLSPELAKERVVVLEVQQRPQVPSIPISKCAACQRKQQSEDEKLKRCTRCYRVGYCNQLCQKTHWPDHKGLCRPENIGYPFLVSVPASRLTYARLAQLLEGYARFSVSVFQPPFQPGRMALESQGPGCTTLLSTSSLEAGDSERDPVQLPELQLVTPVAEGDTGVPRAWAAPDRGPVPSMSGVSSEMLASGPVEVGSLPAGERVSRPEAAVPGYQHPSEAMNAHTPQFFIYKIDASNREQRLEDKGDTPLELGDDCSLALVWRNNERLQEFVLVASKELECAEDPGSAGEAARAGHFTLDQCLNLFTRPEVLAPEEAWYCPQCKQHREASKQLLLWRLPNVLIVQLKRFSFRSFIWRDKINDLVEFPVRNLDLSKFCIGQKEEQLPSYDLYAVINHYGGMIGGHYTACARLPNDRSSQRSDVGWRLFDDSTVTTVDESQVVTRYAYVLFYRRRNSPVERPARAGHSEHHPDLGPAAEAAASQVRAYSGCPRPRVAVTLSEASRIWQELEAEEEPVPEGPAPLGPWGPQDWVGPPPRGPTTPDEGCLRYFVLGTVAALVALVLNVFYPLVSQSRWR comes from the exons ATGTCTGGCGGGGCCAGTGCCACAGGCCCGAGGAGAGGGCCTCCAGGACTGGAGGAGGCCACCAGTAAGAAGAAGCAAAAGGATCGAGCAAACCAGGAGAGCAAGAATGGAGATCCTAGGAGAGGTG GGTCAGCGTCCACTCCTCGGGAGGAGCAGACCAAAGAGG AGTTGTTGCTCGATTGGAGGCAGAGTGCAGATGAAGTGATTGTCAAGCTGCGTGTGGGAGCGGGTCCCTTGCGGCTAGAGGAGGTAGATGCTGCTTTCACAGACACAGACTGTGTGGTGCGGCTTCCAG GTGGTCGGCAGTGGGGTGGTGTTTTCTACGCTGAGATAGAAAGTTCTTGCACCAAAGTACAGGCCCGCAAAGGTGGTCTCCTGCAGCTGGCGCTGCCCAAGAAGGTGCCTCTGCTCACATGGCCCTCTCTCCTG AAACCTCTAGGGACCCAGGAGTTGGTGTCAGAGCTGCGGTGCCAGGAGAATGGGCAGGAGCCATCTCCCATTGCCCTGGAGCCAGGCCCTGAGCCCCGCCGGGCTAAGCAGGAGGCCCGGAACCAGAAGCGGGCCCAGGGCCGTGGTGAGGTAGGcgcgggggctggccctggggcccaaGCAGGGCCCAGTGCCAAGAGGGCTGTGCATCTCCGCAGAGGACCAGAAGGGGAGGGGTCCAGAGATGGTCCTGGACCCCAAGGCGATGCCCCCTCCTTCCTGGCTGAGCCGGCCCCCCAG GCTGAAGCTGAGGAACAGCTCCGGGTACCACCACTGAACCCCCAGACCTGCCTCCTGGGCTCAGAGGAGAATCTAGCACTTTTGGCAGGAGAGAAGGCTGTATCCCTCAGGAATGACCCAGTTTCCACCGGCGTGGCCCGGAGCAGAGACCCTGAGAAAG AGCCCGAGTCCATGGTGAACCTGGCATTTGTCAAGAATGACTCGTATGAGAAGGGGCCAGACTCAGTGGTGGTGCATGTGTACGTGAAGGAAATCCGCAGGGACACTTCTCGAGTGCTTTTCCGCGAACAGGACTTCACGCTTATTTTCCAGACCAG AGATGGAAACTTCCTGAGACTGCACCCAGGCtgtgggccccacaccatcttccGTTGGCAGGTGAAGCTCAG GAACCTGATTGAGCCAGAGCAGTGCACCTTCTGCTTCACAGCCTCTCGCATTGATATTTGCCTCCGTAAGCGGCAGAGTCAGCGCTGGGGGGGCCTGGAGGCTCCAGCTGCACGAG TGGGTGGTGCAAAGGTTGCCGTGCCGACAGGCCCAACTCCTCTGGATTCAACCCCACCGGGaggtgccccccaccccctgacAGGCCAGGAGGAAACCCGGGCTGTGGAGAAGGAGAAACCCAAGTCTCGCTCTGAGGACACAGGGCTGGATGGTGTGGCAGCCCGCACCCCCATGGAGCATGTAGCCCCAAAGCCAGAGCCACACCTGGCCTCG CCCAAGCCCACATGTATGGTGCCTCCAATGCCCCATAGCCCTGTGAGTGGAGATAGtgtagaggaagaggaagaggaagagaagaaggtgTGTTTGCCGGGTTTCACTGGCCTTGTCAATCTAGGCAATACCTGCTTCATGAACAGTGTCATTCAGTCTCTGTCTAATACTCGGGAGCTCCGGGACTTCTTCCATG ACCGCTCCTTTGAGGCTGAGATCAACTACAACAACCCTCTTGGAACTGGTGGGCGTCTGGCCATTGGCTTTGCCGTGCTGCTCCGGGCACTGTGGAAGGGCACCCACCATGCCTTCCAGCCTTCCAAGTTGAAG GCCATTGTGGCGAGCAAAGCCAGCCAGTTCACAGGCTATGCACAGCATGATGCCCAGGAGTTCATGGCTTTCCTGCTGGATGGGCTGCACGAGGACCTGAACCGCATTCAGAACAAGCCCTACACGGAGACTGTGGACTCAGATGGGCGGCCTGATGAG GTGGTGGCTGAGGAAGCATGGCAGCGGCACAAGATGAGGAATGACTCTTTCATCGTGGACCTATTTCAGGGCCAGTATAAGTCGAAGCTGGTGTGCCCTGTGTGTGCCAAG GTCTCCATCACTTTTGACCCATTTCTGTACCTACCGGTGCCCTTGCCACAGAAGCAAAAGGTTCTCCCTGTCTTCTATTTTGCCCGGGAGCCCCACAGCAAGCCCATCAAG TTCCTAGTGAGCATCAGCAAGGAGAACTCCAGTGCAAGTGAAGTGTTGGACTCTATCTCTCAGAGTGTCCACGTGAAGCCTGAGAACCTGCGTCTGACTGAG GTGATTAAGAATCGCTTTCACCGTGTGTTCTTGCCCTCCCACTCACTGGACACTGTGTCCCCATCTGATGTGCTCCTCTGCTTTGAGCTCCTATCCCCAGAGTTGGCTAAGGAGCGGGTGGTGGTGCTAGAGGTGCAGCAG CGCCCCCAGGTGCCCAGCATCCCCATCTCCAAGTGTGCAGCCTGCCAGCGGAAGCAGCAGTCAGAGGATGAGAAGCTGAAGCGCTGTACCCGGTGTTACCGCGTGGGCTACTGCAACCA GCTCTGCCAGAAAACTCATTGGCCTGATCACAAGGGCCTCTGCCGTCCTGAGAACATTGGCTACCCATTCCTTGTCAGTGTACCTGCCTCACGCCTCACTTATGCCCGTCTTGCTCAGCTGCTAGAGGGCTATGCCCG GTTCTCTGTGAGTGTATTCCAGCCACCCTTCCAGCCTGGCCGCATGGCCTTGGAGTCTCAGGGCCCTGGTTGCACCACACTGCTCTCCACTAgctccctggaggctggagaCAGTGAGAGGGACCCCGTTCAGCTGCCTGAGCTCCAGTTGGTGACCCCTGTGGCTGAGGGGGACACAGGGGTCCCCCGGGCATGGGCAGCCCCTGACCGGGGCCCTGTGCCCAGCATGAGTGGAGTTTCTTCCGAGATGCTGGCCAGTGGGCCCGTTGAAGTTGGCTCCTTGCCTGCTGGTGAGAGGGTATCCCGGCCTGAAG CTGCTGTGCCTGGGTACCAACACCCTAGTGAAGCAATGAATGCCCACACGCCCCagttctttatctataaaattgatGCGTCCAACCGAGAGCAGCGGCTAGAAGACAAAG GAGATACGCCATTAGAGCTGGGTGATGACTGCAGCCTGGCTCTAGTCTGGCGGAACAATGAACGCCTGCAGGAGTTCGTATTGGTGGCCTCCAAGGAGCTGGAATGTGCTGAGGATCCAGGCTCTGCTGGTGAGGCTGCCCGCGCTGGCCACTTCACTCTGGACCAGTGCCTGAACCTCTTCACGCGGCCTGAGGTGCTGGCACCTGAGGAAGCTTG GTACTGCCCACAGTGTAAACAACACCGCGAGGCCTCCAAGCAGCTATTGCTGTGGCGCCTGCCAAATGTGCTCATCGTGCAGCTGAAGCGCTTCTCCTTTCGTAGTTTCATATGGCGTGACAAGATCAATGACTTGGTGGAGTTCCCTGTTCG GAACCTGGACCTGAGTAAGTTCTGCATTGGTCAGAAAGAGGAGCAGCTACCCAGCTATGACCTCTATGCTGTCATCAACCATTATGGAGGCATGATTGGTGGCCACTACACCGCCTGTGCACGCTTGCCCAATGATCGCAGCAGCCAGCGCAGCGACGTGG GCTGGCGCTTGTTTGATGACAGCACGGTGACAACAGTAGATGAGAGCCAGGTTGTGACGCGTTATGCCTATGTCCTCTTCTACCGTCGGCGGAACTCTCCTGTGGAGAGGCCCGCCCGGGCAGGTCACTCTGAGCACCACCCAGACCTAGGCCCTGCAGCCGAAGCTGCTGCCAGCCAG GTCAGGGCCTATTCAGGCTGTCCACGGCCTAGGGTGGCCGTCACCCTCTCTGAG GCTTCCCGGATTTGGCAGGAGCTGGAGGCCGAGGAGGAGCCAGTACCTGAGGGGCCTGCGCCCCTGGGTCCCTGGGGGCCCCAAGACTGGGTGGGCCCCCCGCCACGTGGCCCTACCACACCAGACGAGGGCTGCCTCCGGTACTTTGTTCTGGGCACCGTGGCAGCTTTGGTGGCCCTCGTGCTCAACGTGTTCTATCCTCTGGTATCCCAGAGTCGCTGGAGATGA
- the USP19 gene encoding ubiquitin carboxyl-terminal hydrolase 19 isoform X4 has protein sequence MSGGASATGPRRGPPGLEEATSKKKQKDRANQESKNGDPRRGSASTPREEQTKEELLLDWRQSADEVIVKLRVGAGPLRLEEVDAAFTDTDCVVRLPGGRQWGGVFYAEIESSCTKVQARKGGLLQLALPKKVPLLTWPSLLKPLGTQELVSELRCQENGQEPSPIALEPGPEPRRAKQEARNQKRAQGRGEVGAGAGPGAQAGPSAKRAVHLRRGPEGEGSRDGPGPQGDAPSFLAEPAPQAEAEEQLRVPPLNPQTCLLGSEENLALLAGEKAVSLRNDPVSTGVARSRDPEKEPESMVNLAFVKNDSYEKGPDSVVVHVYVKEIRRDTSRVLFREQDFTLIFQTRDGNFLRLHPGCGPHTIFRWQVKLRNLIEPEQCTFCFTASRIDICLRKRQSQRWGGLEAPAARGAVGGAKVAVPTGPTPLDSTPPGGAPHPLTGQEETRAVEKEKPKSRSEDTGLDGVAARTPMEHVAPKPEPHLASPKPTCMVPPMPHSPVSGDSVEEEEEEEKKVCLPGFTGLVNLGNTCFMNSVIQSLSNTRELRDFFHDRSFEAEINYNNPLGTGGRLAIGFAVLLRALWKGTHHAFQPSKLKAIVASKASQFTGYAQHDAQEFMAFLLDGLHEDLNRIQNKPYTETVDSDGRPDEVVAEEAWQRHKMRNDSFIVDLFQGQYKSKLVCPVCAKVSITFDPFLYLPVPLPQKQKVLPVFYFAREPHSKPIKFLVSISKENSSASEVLDSISQSVHVKPENLRLTEVIKNRFHRVFLPSHSLDTVSPSDVLLCFELLSPELAKERVVVLEVQQRPQVPSIPISKCAACQRKQQSEDEKLKRCTRCYRVGYCNQLCQKTHWPDHKGLCRPENIGYPFLVSVPASRLTYARLAQLLEGYARFSVSVFQPPFQPGRMALESQGPGCTTLLSTSSLEAGDSERDPVQLPELQLVTPVAEGDTGVPRAWAAPDRGPVPSMSGVSSEMLASGPVEVGSLPAGERVSRPEAAVPGYQHPSEAMNAHTPQFFIYKIDASNREQRLEDKGDTPLELGDDCSLALVWRNNERLQEFVLVASKELECAEDPGSAGEAARAGHFTLDQCLNLFTRPEVLAPEEAWYCPQCKQHREASKQLLLWRLPNVLIVQLKRFSFRSFIWRDKINDLVEFPVRNLDLSKFCIGQKEEQLPSYDLYAVINHYGGMIGGHYTACARLPNDRSSQRSDVGWRLFDDSTVTTVDESQVVTRYAYVLFYRRRNSPVERPARAGHSEHHPDLGPAAEAAASQVRAYSGCPRPRVAVTLSEASRIWQELEAEEEPVPEGPAPLGPWGPQDWVGPPPRGPTTPDEGCLRYFVLGTVAALVALVLNVFYPLVSQSRWR, from the exons ATGTCTGGCGGGGCCAGTGCCACAGGCCCGAGGAGAGGGCCTCCAGGACTGGAGGAGGCCACCAGTAAGAAGAAGCAAAAGGATCGAGCAAACCAGGAGAGCAAGAATGGAGATCCTAGGAGAG GGTCAGCGTCCACTCCTCGGGAGGAGCAGACCAAAGAGG AGTTGTTGCTCGATTGGAGGCAGAGTGCAGATGAAGTGATTGTCAAGCTGCGTGTGGGAGCGGGTCCCTTGCGGCTAGAGGAGGTAGATGCTGCTTTCACAGACACAGACTGTGTGGTGCGGCTTCCAG GTGGTCGGCAGTGGGGTGGTGTTTTCTACGCTGAGATAGAAAGTTCTTGCACCAAAGTACAGGCCCGCAAAGGTGGTCTCCTGCAGCTGGCGCTGCCCAAGAAGGTGCCTCTGCTCACATGGCCCTCTCTCCTG AAACCTCTAGGGACCCAGGAGTTGGTGTCAGAGCTGCGGTGCCAGGAGAATGGGCAGGAGCCATCTCCCATTGCCCTGGAGCCAGGCCCTGAGCCCCGCCGGGCTAAGCAGGAGGCCCGGAACCAGAAGCGGGCCCAGGGCCGTGGTGAGGTAGGcgcgggggctggccctggggcccaaGCAGGGCCCAGTGCCAAGAGGGCTGTGCATCTCCGCAGAGGACCAGAAGGGGAGGGGTCCAGAGATGGTCCTGGACCCCAAGGCGATGCCCCCTCCTTCCTGGCTGAGCCGGCCCCCCAG GCTGAAGCTGAGGAACAGCTCCGGGTACCACCACTGAACCCCCAGACCTGCCTCCTGGGCTCAGAGGAGAATCTAGCACTTTTGGCAGGAGAGAAGGCTGTATCCCTCAGGAATGACCCAGTTTCCACCGGCGTGGCCCGGAGCAGAGACCCTGAGAAAG AGCCCGAGTCCATGGTGAACCTGGCATTTGTCAAGAATGACTCGTATGAGAAGGGGCCAGACTCAGTGGTGGTGCATGTGTACGTGAAGGAAATCCGCAGGGACACTTCTCGAGTGCTTTTCCGCGAACAGGACTTCACGCTTATTTTCCAGACCAG AGATGGAAACTTCCTGAGACTGCACCCAGGCtgtgggccccacaccatcttccGTTGGCAGGTGAAGCTCAG GAACCTGATTGAGCCAGAGCAGTGCACCTTCTGCTTCACAGCCTCTCGCATTGATATTTGCCTCCGTAAGCGGCAGAGTCAGCGCTGGGGGGGCCTGGAGGCTCCAGCTGCACGAG GTGCAGTGGGTGGTGCAAAGGTTGCCGTGCCGACAGGCCCAACTCCTCTGGATTCAACCCCACCGGGaggtgccccccaccccctgacAGGCCAGGAGGAAACCCGGGCTGTGGAGAAGGAGAAACCCAAGTCTCGCTCTGAGGACACAGGGCTGGATGGTGTGGCAGCCCGCACCCCCATGGAGCATGTAGCCCCAAAGCCAGAGCCACACCTGGCCTCG CCCAAGCCCACATGTATGGTGCCTCCAATGCCCCATAGCCCTGTGAGTGGAGATAGtgtagaggaagaggaagaggaagagaagaaggtgTGTTTGCCGGGTTTCACTGGCCTTGTCAATCTAGGCAATACCTGCTTCATGAACAGTGTCATTCAGTCTCTGTCTAATACTCGGGAGCTCCGGGACTTCTTCCATG ACCGCTCCTTTGAGGCTGAGATCAACTACAACAACCCTCTTGGAACTGGTGGGCGTCTGGCCATTGGCTTTGCCGTGCTGCTCCGGGCACTGTGGAAGGGCACCCACCATGCCTTCCAGCCTTCCAAGTTGAAG GCCATTGTGGCGAGCAAAGCCAGCCAGTTCACAGGCTATGCACAGCATGATGCCCAGGAGTTCATGGCTTTCCTGCTGGATGGGCTGCACGAGGACCTGAACCGCATTCAGAACAAGCCCTACACGGAGACTGTGGACTCAGATGGGCGGCCTGATGAG GTGGTGGCTGAGGAAGCATGGCAGCGGCACAAGATGAGGAATGACTCTTTCATCGTGGACCTATTTCAGGGCCAGTATAAGTCGAAGCTGGTGTGCCCTGTGTGTGCCAAG GTCTCCATCACTTTTGACCCATTTCTGTACCTACCGGTGCCCTTGCCACAGAAGCAAAAGGTTCTCCCTGTCTTCTATTTTGCCCGGGAGCCCCACAGCAAGCCCATCAAG TTCCTAGTGAGCATCAGCAAGGAGAACTCCAGTGCAAGTGAAGTGTTGGACTCTATCTCTCAGAGTGTCCACGTGAAGCCTGAGAACCTGCGTCTGACTGAG GTGATTAAGAATCGCTTTCACCGTGTGTTCTTGCCCTCCCACTCACTGGACACTGTGTCCCCATCTGATGTGCTCCTCTGCTTTGAGCTCCTATCCCCAGAGTTGGCTAAGGAGCGGGTGGTGGTGCTAGAGGTGCAGCAG CGCCCCCAGGTGCCCAGCATCCCCATCTCCAAGTGTGCAGCCTGCCAGCGGAAGCAGCAGTCAGAGGATGAGAAGCTGAAGCGCTGTACCCGGTGTTACCGCGTGGGCTACTGCAACCA GCTCTGCCAGAAAACTCATTGGCCTGATCACAAGGGCCTCTGCCGTCCTGAGAACATTGGCTACCCATTCCTTGTCAGTGTACCTGCCTCACGCCTCACTTATGCCCGTCTTGCTCAGCTGCTAGAGGGCTATGCCCG GTTCTCTGTGAGTGTATTCCAGCCACCCTTCCAGCCTGGCCGCATGGCCTTGGAGTCTCAGGGCCCTGGTTGCACCACACTGCTCTCCACTAgctccctggaggctggagaCAGTGAGAGGGACCCCGTTCAGCTGCCTGAGCTCCAGTTGGTGACCCCTGTGGCTGAGGGGGACACAGGGGTCCCCCGGGCATGGGCAGCCCCTGACCGGGGCCCTGTGCCCAGCATGAGTGGAGTTTCTTCCGAGATGCTGGCCAGTGGGCCCGTTGAAGTTGGCTCCTTGCCTGCTGGTGAGAGGGTATCCCGGCCTGAAG CTGCTGTGCCTGGGTACCAACACCCTAGTGAAGCAATGAATGCCCACACGCCCCagttctttatctataaaattgatGCGTCCAACCGAGAGCAGCGGCTAGAAGACAAAG GAGATACGCCATTAGAGCTGGGTGATGACTGCAGCCTGGCTCTAGTCTGGCGGAACAATGAACGCCTGCAGGAGTTCGTATTGGTGGCCTCCAAGGAGCTGGAATGTGCTGAGGATCCAGGCTCTGCTGGTGAGGCTGCCCGCGCTGGCCACTTCACTCTGGACCAGTGCCTGAACCTCTTCACGCGGCCTGAGGTGCTGGCACCTGAGGAAGCTTG GTACTGCCCACAGTGTAAACAACACCGCGAGGCCTCCAAGCAGCTATTGCTGTGGCGCCTGCCAAATGTGCTCATCGTGCAGCTGAAGCGCTTCTCCTTTCGTAGTTTCATATGGCGTGACAAGATCAATGACTTGGTGGAGTTCCCTGTTCG GAACCTGGACCTGAGTAAGTTCTGCATTGGTCAGAAAGAGGAGCAGCTACCCAGCTATGACCTCTATGCTGTCATCAACCATTATGGAGGCATGATTGGTGGCCACTACACCGCCTGTGCACGCTTGCCCAATGATCGCAGCAGCCAGCGCAGCGACGTGG GCTGGCGCTTGTTTGATGACAGCACGGTGACAACAGTAGATGAGAGCCAGGTTGTGACGCGTTATGCCTATGTCCTCTTCTACCGTCGGCGGAACTCTCCTGTGGAGAGGCCCGCCCGGGCAGGTCACTCTGAGCACCACCCAGACCTAGGCCCTGCAGCCGAAGCTGCTGCCAGCCAG GTCAGGGCCTATTCAGGCTGTCCACGGCCTAGGGTGGCCGTCACCCTCTCTGAG GCTTCCCGGATTTGGCAGGAGCTGGAGGCCGAGGAGGAGCCAGTACCTGAGGGGCCTGCGCCCCTGGGTCCCTGGGGGCCCCAAGACTGGGTGGGCCCCCCGCCACGTGGCCCTACCACACCAGACGAGGGCTGCCTCCGGTACTTTGTTCTGGGCACCGTGGCAGCTTTGGTGGCCCTCGTGCTCAACGTGTTCTATCCTCTGGTATCCCAGAGTCGCTGGAGATGA